A section of the Posidoniimonas corsicana genome encodes:
- a CDS encoding DUF1559 domain-containing protein: protein MERRTAFTLVELLVVIAIIGVLIALLLPAVQAAREAARRTQCKNNLKQLSLGCLNHESTHGFLPTSGFGWRWQPDPDKGYGKDQRGGWPYGLLAYVEEQGLRDVASGISSAADKEAQMLRLVQTPIDMFTCPSRREAQLYPILRNNFLAFNLRSCRVGDCFVARSDYAGNAGNINPTGQGGPENPAAVNSFTAWITKTQNGAMYQRSTVRLAKITDGTSKTALIGEKYMDPAQYLDGSDPADDQNIFVGHDQDNLRYTGWKPTSNNASVAWTPAQDGAGFDTANGNDIPPFGAPHAGAMNMAFCDGSIRTVEFGVDEEVFYKFGGRDDDADLYPGP from the coding sequence ATGGAACGTCGTACCGCATTTACGCTGGTGGAGCTGCTGGTGGTGATCGCCATCATCGGGGTGCTGATCGCGTTGCTGCTGCCGGCGGTGCAGGCGGCCCGCGAGGCGGCCCGCCGCACGCAGTGCAAGAACAACCTGAAGCAGCTGTCGCTGGGCTGCCTGAACCACGAGAGCACCCACGGCTTCCTGCCCACCTCCGGCTTCGGCTGGCGGTGGCAGCCCGACCCCGACAAGGGCTACGGCAAGGACCAACGCGGCGGCTGGCCCTACGGCCTGCTGGCCTACGTCGAGGAGCAGGGGCTCCGCGACGTCGCCTCGGGCATCAGCAGCGCCGCCGACAAGGAGGCCCAGATGCTGCGCCTGGTGCAGACCCCCATCGACATGTTCACCTGCCCCTCGCGACGCGAGGCCCAGCTCTACCCGATCCTGCGCAACAACTTCCTGGCGTTCAACCTCCGCAGCTGCCGCGTGGGCGACTGCTTTGTCGCCCGCTCCGACTACGCCGGCAACGCGGGCAACATCAACCCCACCGGGCAGGGCGGGCCGGAGAACCCCGCCGCGGTCAACTCCTTCACCGCCTGGATCACCAAGACCCAGAACGGCGCCATGTACCAGCGCAGCACCGTGCGGCTCGCCAAGATCACCGACGGCACCAGCAAGACCGCGCTGATCGGCGAGAAGTACATGGACCCGGCCCAGTACCTCGACGGCTCCGACCCGGCCGACGACCAGAACATCTTCGTCGGCCACGACCAGGACAACCTCCGCTACACCGGCTGGAAGCCGACCAGCAACAACGCCTCGGTGGCGTGGACGCCCGCCCAGGACGGCGCCGGCTTTGACACCGCCAACGGCAACGACATCCCCCCCTTCGGCGCGCCTCACGCCGGCGCCATGAACATGGCCTTCTGCGACGGCTCCATCCGCACCGTCGAGTTCGGCGTCGACGAGGAGGTCTTCTACAAGTTCGGCGGACGCGACGACGACGCCGACCTGTACCCGGGGCCCTAA
- a CDS encoding PEP-CTERM sorting domain-containing protein — protein sequence MLRHVIITAAVGAALALPSSLLAQPIDSFLIGSNPAEGEYAAGQVLGQSPSILGWTGAWNDGFQGNAWQTTETGLTYSTIPAEGGAIQTLASGSPFEGRIGRTLSTPVTGDSNRTLYMSFLMQATTATNGAQITYGGLELHNANGLGDGDRQFQIVVGENIDGVSQTPNYSVSLFNSDLGGGFAGDLGVNDELTNLFVAKFDLSDVNDADAVTVWRNPENLADESLSTVDFSATGFNININATSFARFGIAGDFTYDELRLGSTYESVTSVVPDFVLGDTSGNGFVELADFDPIRDNWLESNASFGSTLSRMDGDLNLNGIVSIEDFREWKDAFLASGGSASAVQSAFASLSVPEPSAAAMLLVGLAAAARIGRRRG from the coding sequence ATGCTTCGACACGTGATCATCACGGCGGCGGTCGGCGCCGCCCTCGCCCTGCCTAGCAGCCTCCTCGCGCAGCCGATCGACAGCTTCCTGATCGGTTCCAACCCGGCGGAGGGCGAGTACGCGGCCGGGCAGGTGCTGGGGCAGTCGCCCAGCATCCTCGGCTGGACCGGCGCGTGGAACGACGGCTTCCAGGGCAACGCCTGGCAGACCACCGAAACCGGCCTGACCTACAGCACGATCCCCGCGGAAGGGGGCGCCATCCAGACCCTGGCCAGCGGGTCGCCGTTCGAGGGCCGCATCGGCCGCACGCTGTCGACGCCGGTCACCGGCGACTCCAACCGCACGCTCTACATGAGCTTCCTGATGCAGGCGACCACCGCCACGAACGGCGCGCAGATCACCTACGGCGGGCTGGAGTTGCACAACGCCAACGGGCTGGGCGATGGCGACCGGCAGTTCCAGATCGTCGTCGGCGAGAACATCGACGGCGTCTCGCAGACGCCCAACTACTCGGTGTCCCTGTTCAACTCTGACCTCGGCGGCGGGTTCGCCGGCGACCTGGGCGTCAACGACGAGCTGACCAACCTGTTTGTCGCCAAGTTCGACCTGTCGGACGTTAACGACGCCGACGCCGTGACCGTGTGGCGGAACCCCGAGAACCTGGCCGACGAGTCGCTCTCCACGGTCGACTTCTCGGCGACCGGCTTCAACATCAACATCAACGCGACCTCGTTCGCGCGGTTCGGCATCGCTGGCGACTTCACCTACGACGAGCTGCGTCTGGGATCCACGTACGAGAGCGTCACCTCGGTGGTGCCCGACTTCGTGCTCGGTGACACCAGCGGGAACGGCTTTGTCGAGTTGGCGGACTTCGACCCCATCCGCGACAACTGGCTGGAGTCCAACGCGAGCTTCGGGTCCACGCTCTCGCGGATGGACGGCGACCTCAACCTGAACGGCATTGTGAGCATCGAGGACTTCCGCGAGTGGAAGGACGCGTTCCTGGCTTCGGGCGGGTCGGCGTCGGCCGTGCAGTCGGCGTTCGCGTCGCTGAGCGTGCCCGAGCCCTCCGCGGCCGCGATGCTGCTCGTTGGCCTCGCGGCGGCCGCCCGGATAGGCCGGCGGCGGGGCTAG
- a CDS encoding PEP-CTERM sorting domain-containing protein, which produces MRRAAAIAAMAFLTAGPVVAATIDGQAIPSEGLPLLATQDTTTGFGNATGGGQDSAGGSELNQLYASNDGSTLTVGLTGNLEGNFNKLFIFFDAVPGGEGTLQGDNVDGGFNEINNLAGLSFGGAEMDHGLRVEVGGGFHGVNFFDLVDNSAVSILSGGGPGDLPISNVSNAGVTVGWDNSNVLGVDGASAADAATATTGLEFEIDMAAAFGVTNRAVRVTALVTSGDATFISNQVLPGIGGGGNIGGGDGQTLGSVLVPVPEPTAAALCLAGLLGIAGARRRSASAFPGAQG; this is translated from the coding sequence ATGAGACGAGCAGCAGCAATCGCGGCGATGGCGTTCCTCACCGCAGGACCAGTGGTCGCCGCGACGATCGACGGCCAAGCGATCCCTTCGGAGGGCCTCCCGTTGCTGGCGACCCAAGACACAACCACCGGGTTCGGCAACGCCACCGGCGGGGGACAGGACTCGGCCGGCGGTTCCGAGCTGAACCAGCTCTACGCGTCGAACGACGGGTCGACCCTCACGGTCGGGCTCACCGGCAACCTGGAAGGCAACTTCAACAAGCTGTTTATCTTCTTTGACGCCGTCCCCGGCGGCGAGGGCACGCTGCAGGGCGACAACGTCGACGGCGGCTTCAACGAGATCAACAACCTTGCGGGCCTGTCGTTCGGCGGCGCCGAGATGGACCACGGCCTGCGGGTCGAGGTGGGCGGCGGTTTCCACGGCGTCAACTTCTTCGACCTGGTGGACAACTCCGCCGTTTCGATCCTCTCCGGCGGGGGGCCGGGCGACCTGCCCATCTCCAACGTGTCCAACGCCGGCGTCACCGTGGGCTGGGACAACTCGAATGTGCTGGGCGTGGACGGCGCCAGCGCCGCCGACGCGGCGACCGCCACCACGGGGCTGGAGTTTGAGATCGACATGGCTGCCGCGTTCGGGGTGACCAACCGCGCTGTACGCGTGACCGCACTGGTCACCAGCGGCGACGCCACCTTTATCTCCAACCAGGTGCTGCCCGGGATCGGCGGCGGCGGCAACATCGGCGGCGGGGATGGCCAGACCCTGGGGTCGGTGCTCGTGCCGGTCCCGGAGCCCACGGCCGCGGCGTTGTGCCTGGCCGGCCTGCTGGGGATAGCGGGCGCCCGCCGTCGTTCGGCATCGGCGTTCCCAGGGGCGCAGGGTTAG
- a CDS encoding anti-sigma factor family protein — MSHHKAQSAELRRLLDAFCNGELPAESVDRFNELLESDPLARETYLEYLSVEAELHAVHGARPQYSAASTAVASSEHEPHTRTAAVGRTGWLAIAASLVGVAVLSSLVTSTLDGPTAPTVDDRVAAASPDESTPTPVAVISATRNCRWHDPASQTGFGSKVYAGQRLDLEAGIAEVTFDNGATLLLEGPASLSIDDAKAASLESGRLSARVPGDSSWFLVRSGRIGVGGVAAGGATMPPAQAAEFGLLSDGLGGGEVHVFDGSIQAHLLNQAGDQLRTVRLNPREAARVQPASTTVARFHANDDRFVRSLSAGAGPHGGLYAYEGFDYPVGPLSWQNGGFGWAGPWADIETNDPAGGEPTNQVAKQSLAFGEVRQIGNQAVQLAQSNRIRRVLSTSIGGVFDAAGLVENRDGHRLLGKEGKSIYVSFLQRVDRTNDVFYGFELNRGDGNANRVLCVGNGAEGAGYGVTSNYNAYGASNYPSLGEENTDANLIVVRIDFRDDDRDEAVVYRNPTSLIDESENKVDARLRGNFAFDRISLGNFEGQKIHEVDEVRVGTNYRAVTGQRDHIRNNLTRPVARIGLPVAPDRLAATAPRSLAPWNTGLLLIGPTVR; from the coding sequence ATGAGTCACCACAAAGCCCAATCGGCCGAGCTGCGGCGCCTGCTCGACGCGTTCTGCAACGGCGAGCTGCCGGCCGAGAGCGTCGATCGGTTCAACGAGCTGCTCGAGAGCGACCCGCTCGCCCGCGAGACCTACCTAGAGTACCTGTCGGTGGAGGCCGAGCTGCACGCGGTGCACGGCGCGCGGCCCCAGTACTCTGCCGCGTCCACTGCGGTTGCTTCCTCCGAGCACGAGCCGCACACCCGCACCGCCGCGGTGGGACGCACCGGCTGGCTGGCGATCGCCGCTTCGCTCGTCGGGGTCGCGGTGCTGTCGAGCCTCGTCACCTCTACGCTCGACGGGCCAACGGCGCCCACAGTCGACGACCGGGTCGCCGCGGCGTCGCCAGATGAGTCGACTCCCACGCCCGTGGCGGTGATCTCCGCGACCCGCAACTGCCGTTGGCACGACCCCGCGAGCCAGACCGGCTTCGGTTCGAAGGTGTACGCGGGCCAGCGGCTCGACCTCGAGGCCGGCATCGCCGAGGTCACGTTCGACAACGGCGCCACGCTGCTGCTGGAAGGCCCCGCTTCGCTCAGCATCGACGACGCCAAGGCCGCCAGCCTGGAGAGCGGACGGCTGTCCGCCCGCGTGCCGGGCGACTCCTCGTGGTTCTTGGTCCGTTCGGGCCGGATCGGAGTCGGCGGGGTCGCGGCCGGCGGCGCCACCATGCCGCCCGCTCAGGCGGCGGAGTTTGGCCTGCTCTCCGACGGGCTGGGGGGCGGCGAGGTGCACGTTTTCGACGGGTCCATCCAGGCCCACCTGCTCAACCAGGCGGGCGACCAGCTGCGCACGGTCCGGCTGAACCCGCGAGAGGCCGCCAGGGTGCAGCCCGCCTCGACGACGGTCGCCCGGTTCCACGCCAACGACGACCGCTTCGTTAGATCCCTGTCGGCCGGTGCCGGCCCCCACGGGGGCCTCTACGCCTACGAGGGGTTCGACTACCCGGTGGGCCCGCTGTCGTGGCAGAACGGCGGGTTTGGCTGGGCCGGCCCGTGGGCCGACATTGAGACCAACGACCCCGCCGGCGGCGAACCCACCAACCAGGTGGCGAAGCAGAGCCTCGCGTTCGGCGAGGTGCGGCAGATCGGCAACCAGGCGGTGCAGCTCGCCCAGTCCAACCGGATCCGCCGGGTGCTGAGCACGTCGATCGGCGGCGTGTTCGACGCGGCCGGGCTGGTGGAGAACCGGGACGGCCACCGGCTGCTCGGCAAAGAAGGCAAGAGCATCTACGTCAGCTTCCTGCAGCGGGTCGACCGGACCAACGACGTCTTCTACGGGTTCGAGCTCAACCGCGGCGACGGCAACGCCAACCGTGTGCTGTGCGTCGGAAACGGCGCCGAGGGGGCTGGCTACGGCGTCACTTCGAACTACAACGCCTATGGGGCCTCGAACTACCCGTCGCTCGGCGAGGAGAACACCGACGCCAACCTGATTGTGGTCCGCATCGACTTCCGCGACGACGACCGCGACGAGGCGGTCGTTTACCGCAACCCGACTTCGCTGATCGATGAGTCCGAGAACAAAGTTGACGCGCGGCTGCGGGGCAACTTCGCCTTCGACCGCATCAGCCTCGGCAACTTCGAGGGGCAGAAGATCCACGAGGTCGACGAGGTTCGGGTCGGCACCAACTACCGGGCGGTGACCGGCCAGCGGGACCACATCCGGAACAACCTGACGCGGCCGGTCGCCCGTATCGGGTTGCCGGTGGCTCCTGACCGCTTGGCGGCGACCGCCCCCCGGAGCCTAGCTCCTTGGAACACGGGGCTGCTCCTGATCGGACCGACGGTGCGGTGA
- a CDS encoding sigma-70 family RNA polymerase sigma factor: protein MASNEDISSDPTGDRDLRVQFARVFAQNDRWLYAYLVSLLGSPTDAEEVFQEVCVILWRDYDQFDPDTSFMKWASVIAHYQVRRFRRTQSKQAKPLSDAVVDLLADDAVAKADLMDSRRLALHDCLKKLPPSDRELVRNCYSDTRQSMKTVAELLGRPANTVYKAMNRIRRSLHGCIDRKLSAETLA from the coding sequence ATGGCGTCAAACGAAGACATCTCCAGCGACCCAACGGGCGACCGCGACCTGCGCGTGCAGTTCGCCAGGGTGTTCGCTCAGAACGACCGCTGGCTGTACGCGTACCTGGTGTCGCTGCTCGGGTCGCCTACCGACGCGGAGGAGGTGTTCCAGGAGGTCTGTGTCATTTTGTGGCGTGACTACGACCAGTTCGACCCGGACACCAGCTTCATGAAGTGGGCCAGCGTGATCGCCCATTACCAGGTGCGCCGCTTCCGCAGGACACAGAGCAAGCAGGCGAAGCCGCTGTCGGACGCGGTGGTCGACCTGCTCGCGGACGATGCCGTGGCCAAGGCGGACCTGATGGACTCGCGGCGGCTGGCCCTGCACGACTGCCTAAAAAAACTCCCCCCATCGGACCGCGAACTCGTGCGGAACTGCTACTCGGACACCCGCCAGTCGATGAAGACGGTCGCCGAGCTGCTCGGGCGGCCGGCCAACACTGTCTACAAGGCGATGAACCGGATCCGCCGGTCCCTGCACGGCTGTATCGACCGCAAGCTCTCCGCGGAGACGCTGGCATGA
- a CDS encoding sigma-70 family RNA polymerase sigma factor has product MSAIAFSSGASPVPDDNSRRFMEMLTAHQRDIYCYVNMLLAGSSATPDVVQDTNIDLWSNMDLFDFERPFLPWAMKFAYNRVLAHRKARGRSRLVFSDEFVQALSDDCNADPVGADERLGALRNCLQRLPDDHRKLVTERYQGALSVNTLAARLGLTPNSVSAQLYRIRRSLAKCIEARLPGTVEGLTR; this is encoded by the coding sequence TTGTCTGCGATCGCCTTTTCTAGCGGGGCCAGCCCGGTGCCGGACGACAACAGCCGACGTTTTATGGAGATGCTCACCGCCCACCAGCGGGACATCTACTGCTACGTCAACATGCTCCTGGCCGGCAGCTCGGCCACCCCGGACGTGGTGCAGGACACGAACATCGACCTATGGTCCAACATGGACCTGTTTGACTTCGAGCGGCCCTTCCTGCCCTGGGCGATGAAGTTTGCCTACAACCGGGTGCTGGCCCACCGCAAGGCGCGGGGGCGGTCGCGGCTGGTGTTCAGCGACGAGTTCGTCCAGGCGCTGAGCGACGACTGCAACGCCGATCCGGTCGGCGCGGACGAGCGTCTCGGCGCCCTCCGCAACTGCCTGCAGCGGCTCCCCGACGACCACCGCAAGCTGGTCACGGAGCGTTATCAGGGCGCGCTGTCGGTCAACACGCTGGCGGCCCGCCTTGGCCTGACCCCCAACTCGGTGTCGGCGCAGCTCTACCGCATCCGGCGGTCGCTGGCCAAGTGCATCGAGGCGCGGCTGCCCGGGACCGTCGAGGGCCTGACGCGATGA
- a CDS encoding FecR domain-containing protein, which yields MNEPSSNPPDELRLRKLLDIALSGAQTDNEALELRELLDQRPDLRPAVAEQLRVHSLLQWEMARPSSDDAGSLCGPAAVAEPAPRADVSRRAWGVWIVTLAAALGGVMLWSALPRGGAATASIGQITPGADLRLATNTSAVVDADGLVPGVLGIDAGSLAIKFASGVEMDITGPAECEVLSGMRVRLTHGQATAQVPRWARGFTIETPDVGVVDLGTRFGVAREPNGKTDVVVFEGEVDLKSLPSNTAKPFERRLVQGEAARIDRDGAMERVFQVHGDWTGNGWSTSRPAGHETLISAVWDNLWASKSVSYYQVLPGGLVEDAPAYVDHPHEWNGIDESGLPDFLRGAEYVRTVNDFRYLGELAIQLEIAQDANLYVLFDQRVAAPAWLKAAFEDTGELVGLDEDAWHGNPGFTVESGAGRSIDNTFSVWRRSCRAGEVVLLGSVGDGREARAMYGVAATPR from the coding sequence ATGAACGAACCATCTAGCAACCCGCCCGACGAGTTGCGGCTCAGGAAGCTCCTGGACATCGCACTGAGCGGCGCTCAGACCGACAACGAAGCGCTCGAGCTGCGCGAGCTGCTCGACCAGCGGCCGGACCTCCGTCCCGCGGTCGCCGAGCAGCTGCGGGTGCACAGCCTGCTGCAGTGGGAGATGGCCCGGCCCTCGAGCGACGACGCGGGCAGCCTGTGCGGGCCGGCCGCGGTGGCCGAGCCGGCGCCGCGGGCCGACGTCTCGCGCCGCGCCTGGGGGGTGTGGATCGTCACGCTAGCGGCCGCCCTAGGCGGCGTGATGCTGTGGTCGGCCTTGCCCCGCGGCGGGGCGGCAACCGCGTCGATCGGACAGATCACGCCGGGCGCCGACCTGCGGCTGGCGACCAACACCTCCGCCGTGGTCGACGCCGACGGGCTGGTCCCGGGCGTGCTCGGCATCGACGCCGGGTCGCTGGCGATCAAGTTCGCCTCGGGCGTGGAGATGGACATTACCGGCCCGGCGGAGTGCGAGGTGCTCTCCGGCATGCGGGTGCGGCTGACGCACGGCCAGGCGACCGCGCAGGTGCCGCGGTGGGCCCGGGGATTCACCATCGAGACGCCGGACGTTGGGGTGGTGGACCTGGGGACCCGGTTCGGCGTGGCCCGCGAGCCTAACGGCAAGACCGACGTCGTCGTGTTCGAGGGCGAGGTTGACCTCAAGTCCCTTCCGAGCAACACGGCCAAGCCGTTCGAGCGGCGGCTGGTGCAGGGCGAGGCGGCGCGCATCGACCGCGACGGCGCCATGGAACGCGTGTTCCAGGTGCACGGCGACTGGACCGGCAACGGCTGGTCGACCAGCCGGCCCGCGGGGCACGAGACGCTGATCTCGGCCGTGTGGGACAACCTCTGGGCGAGCAAGAGTGTCAGCTACTACCAGGTGCTCCCCGGCGGACTGGTCGAGGACGCCCCGGCCTACGTCGACCACCCGCACGAGTGGAACGGAATCGACGAGAGCGGGCTGCCCGACTTCCTGCGCGGCGCCGAGTACGTGCGCACCGTCAATGACTTCCGCTACCTGGGCGAGCTCGCGATCCAGCTAGAAATCGCCCAAGACGCCAACCTGTATGTGCTGTTCGACCAGCGGGTCGCGGCGCCGGCCTGGCTGAAGGCGGCGTTCGAGGACACCGGCGAGCTGGTCGGCCTGGACGAGGACGCCTGGCACGGCAACCCGGGCTTCACCGTCGAGTCCGGCGCGGGCCGCAGCATCGACAACACCTTTTCTGTTTGGCGCCGGAGCTGCCGGGCGGGCGAAGTCGTCCTGCTGGGGTCGGTCGGCGACGGCCGAGAGGCCCGCGCCATGTACGGCGTCGCCGCGACGCCCCGCTGA
- a CDS encoding glycoside hydrolase family 31 protein codes for MTRTLPMRRLLIATLAACSVFGAGAPSHGQTLGDLVDVADEFQAPYATHFVAEDLVAYDADSGQGAIRWRRHERRPSLSFNKIDTPLARAEATEFPGSEYDRDPVLPFELTLVSDRTIRLRLNARDLPIEPSESPMLTAPPQPGGEWKAERTDGGVVYKSPHAVIKVSFKPWRVTLCDASGNELTSTRRLGEPASFSAPPGFSFARSGRDMSRSFAAATALAHDERIFGCGESFTRFDKRGQRVIAMTCDAMGAQSPRMYKPIPFYLSSRGYGVFVHTSTPTTFDFGRDFDATNVSYVGDEQLDLFLFVGDPAQVVEEYTALTGRSPQPPLWSFGLWMSRITYKSEDEVRDVTRKLREHRIPCDVVHLDTGWFETDWQCDYQFSASRFDDPRQMIADLRDDGFRVCLWQLPYFTSKNRLYDEARRAGLFVKNRSGRVPAEDGVLDFTNPDAVAWYTEKLRGLLELGVGAIKVDFGEDAPLDGLYASGRTGWHERNLYPLRYNRVVSDLTAEANGERIIWARSAWAGSQRYPLHWGGDAENTYSAMAASLRAGLSLGLCGFTYWSHDAGGFVERAPRELYARWLAMAALGSHTRCHGAPPREPWEYDPEFVDLFRETIEMRYRLIPYLVAQSKAAGEAGAPLIRPLLFAYPEDPTSWTIDDQYMLGEDLLVAPLFDDGRRRSVYLPPGQWVDYQTGKPYDGSAWHTITAGRVPIVVLVRRGAKLPLAPVAQHTGEIDWDAVETTVFEPGVGEQ; via the coding sequence ATGACACGCACCCTGCCGATGCGACGCTTGTTGATTGCTACGCTTGCCGCCTGCTCCGTGTTCGGGGCTGGGGCGCCTTCGCACGGCCAGACGCTGGGCGACCTGGTGGACGTCGCGGACGAATTCCAGGCGCCGTACGCGACGCACTTTGTCGCGGAGGATCTTGTCGCCTACGACGCCGACTCCGGGCAGGGGGCGATCCGCTGGCGCCGCCACGAGCGGCGTCCGAGCCTTTCGTTCAACAAGATCGACACCCCCTTGGCGAGGGCCGAGGCGACCGAGTTCCCGGGCTCCGAGTACGACCGCGACCCCGTGCTCCCGTTCGAGCTCACGCTGGTAAGCGACCGCACGATCCGCCTGCGGCTCAACGCCCGCGACCTGCCGATCGAGCCCAGCGAGTCGCCCATGCTGACGGCGCCGCCGCAGCCCGGCGGCGAGTGGAAGGCGGAGCGGACCGACGGCGGGGTCGTCTACAAAAGCCCGCACGCGGTGATCAAGGTATCCTTCAAGCCCTGGCGGGTGACGCTCTGCGACGCCTCCGGGAACGAGCTCACGTCGACCCGGCGGCTGGGCGAGCCGGCGTCGTTCTCGGCGCCGCCCGGCTTCTCCTTCGCCCGCAGCGGCCGCGACATGAGCCGCTCGTTCGCGGCGGCCACGGCGCTCGCCCACGACGAGCGGATCTTCGGCTGCGGCGAGTCGTTCACCCGCTTCGACAAGCGGGGCCAGCGGGTGATCGCCATGACCTGCGACGCCATGGGCGCCCAGTCCCCGCGGATGTACAAGCCGATCCCGTTCTACCTGAGCAGCCGCGGCTACGGCGTGTTCGTGCACACCAGCACGCCGACCACGTTCGACTTCGGCCGCGACTTCGACGCCACCAACGTGTCGTACGTGGGCGACGAGCAGCTCGACCTGTTCCTGTTCGTCGGGGACCCGGCGCAGGTGGTCGAGGAGTACACGGCGCTCACCGGCCGCAGCCCGCAGCCGCCGCTCTGGTCGTTCGGCCTGTGGATGAGCCGCATCACGTACAAGAGCGAGGACGAGGTGCGCGACGTGACTCGGAAGCTGCGCGAGCACCGCATCCCGTGCGACGTGGTGCACCTCGACACCGGCTGGTTCGAGACCGACTGGCAGTGCGACTACCAATTCTCTGCGAGCCGCTTCGACGACCCCCGCCAGATGATCGCCGACCTTCGCGACGACGGTTTCCGCGTCTGCCTGTGGCAGCTGCCGTACTTCACTTCCAAGAACCGCCTGTACGACGAGGCCCGTCGGGCGGGGCTGTTCGTCAAGAACCGCAGCGGCCGCGTTCCCGCCGAGGACGGCGTGCTCGACTTCACCAACCCGGACGCGGTGGCGTGGTACACGGAGAAGCTGCGTGGCCTGCTCGAGCTCGGCGTCGGGGCGATCAAGGTTGACTTCGGCGAGGATGCGCCGCTCGACGGGCTGTACGCATCGGGCCGCACCGGCTGGCACGAGCGGAACCTCTACCCGCTGCGCTACAACCGCGTCGTGTCGGATCTGACCGCCGAGGCGAACGGCGAACGCATCATCTGGGCCCGCAGCGCGTGGGCCGGCAGCCAGCGGTACCCGCTGCACTGGGGCGGCGACGCCGAGAACACCTACTCGGCGATGGCGGCCTCGCTCCGGGCGGGGCTGTCGCTCGGGCTCTGCGGGTTCACCTACTGGAGCCACGACGCCGGGGGGTTCGTCGAGCGGGCGCCGCGCGAGCTCTACGCGCGGTGGCTGGCGATGGCGGCGCTTGGTTCGCACACGCGGTGCCACGGGGCGCCGCCCCGCGAGCCGTGGGAGTACGACCCGGAGTTTGTCGACCTGTTCCGCGAGACGATCGAGATGCGGTACCGCCTGATCCCGTACCTGGTCGCCCAGTCCAAGGCGGCGGGGGAGGCGGGCGCGCCGCTGATCCGGCCGCTGTTGTTCGCCTACCCCGAAGACCCCACAAGCTGGACTATCGACGACCAGTACATGCTGGGCGAAGACCTGCTCGTGGCCCCGCTCTTTGACGACGGGCGGCGCCGCTCCGTGTACCTCCCGCCGGGCCAGTGGGTCGATTACCAAACCGGCAAGCCTTACGATGGGTCCGCGTGGCATACCATCACCGCGGGACGCGTCCCCATCGTGGTGCTCGTTCGGCGGGGGGCCAAGCTCCCGCTGGCGCCGGTGGCCCAGCACACCGGCGAGATCGACTGGGACGCCGTCGAGACCACCGTCTTTGAGCCTGGCGTGGGGGAACAATGA